One window from the genome of Xiphophorus hellerii strain 12219 chromosome 16, Xiphophorus_hellerii-4.1, whole genome shotgun sequence encodes:
- the drc3 gene encoding dynein regulatory complex subunit 3, whose translation MDTESSSTDDEYTLQEMLLEQHTSKEKYSLHNYNLGSLDHREHIRLQLEFKSMVKMDFLHDFTSLIRLDLNNNIIQKIWGLDRLTNLTWLNLSFNKIENIEGLDSLLKLELLNLAYNKISVIKNMDTLENLTHFFISKNQIIHKESVQYLVRFKNLFKLSIGGNPFTEKDDHSLYVAAFVPNVTLLDNILITPKMREEAAIKYKFELKKFVESQNAQEKIGKDAVVDSAVPVKSADEAEATRPDSLPGAPPAQMSQSKIVKLCSQIFAIDSDEYKQLETELNSFFAGQIETDAYYQQRASQILADFNEEHTVRIKDIKKIQDPDLHRLKIIDLRNVTSTLFKNLMTLEFEFVKNLDDNIILLDNYISDMLSTGNESPDQDEPPETINDTENQMDTQVNDSKQPLIREIQEEEERRNRVRISDIYRFYDFLMQTVEELE comes from the exons ATGGATACTGAATCTAGCTCGACGGACGATGAGTATACCTTGCAGGAGATGTTACTCGAGCAACACAcctcaaaagaaaaatactctCTGCACAATTACAATCTTGGGAGTCTGGATCACAGAGAACACATCCGTTTACAGCTGGAATTCAAAA GCATGGTTAAGATGGATTTCCTACATGATTTTACATCTCTGATAAGGTTGGATCTCAATAACAATATCATACAGAAGATCTGGGGTCTGGACCGTCTGACTAATCTGACCTGGCTTA ATCTGTCATTTAACAAGATCGAGAACATTGAGGGTTTGGACTCCCTGCTGAAGCTTGAATTGCTGAATTTGGCCTACAACAAAATCTCTGTCATCAAGAACATGGATACACTTGAGAACCTTACTCACTTCTTCATTTCAAAAAACCAAATCATACACAAGGAAAGt GTGCAGTACCTCGTGAGATTTAAAAACTTGTTCAAACTCTCCATCGGTGGAAATCCTTTCACTGAGAAGGACGACCACTCGCTTTATGTTGCTGCCTTTGTTCCAAATGTGACCCTCTTAGACAACATTTTAATTACCCCAAAGATG CGAGAGGAGGCTGCCATCAAGTACAAATTTGAGCTTAAGAAGTTCGTTGAGTCACAGAACGCTCAGGAAAAAATAGGCAAA GATGCGGTTGTGGACAGTGCTGTGCCAGTTAAGTCAGCAGACGAAGCAGAGGCGACGAGGCCAGACAGCCTTCCAGGAGCTCCGCCCGCACAGAT GTCTCAGAGCAAAATTGTGAAGCTGTGCTCACAAATATTTGCTATTGACTCAGACGAGTACAAACAACTTGAGACAGAGTTGAACTCTTTCTTCGCTGGCCAGATTGAGACTGATGCTTACTACCAGCAGAGGGCATCACAGATTCTTGCAGACTTCAATGAGGAGCACACAGTG AGGATAaaagatataaagaaaatacaagACCCCGATCTACACCGTCTCAAAATCATCGATTTAAGAAATGTAACCTCCACCCTGTTTAAAAATCTCATGACTCTGGAGTTTGAGTTTGTCAAAAATCTAGAT GACAACATCATCCTGCTAGACAACTACATCTCAGACATG TTGTCTACAGGCAATGAGTCACCCGATCAAGATGAGCCCCCGGAGACCATCAATGACACAGAAAATCAAATGGATACACAAGTTAATGATTCGAAACAACCTCTCATCAGAGAA AttcaggaagaggaggaaaggagGAACCGTGTGCGCATCTCAGACATCTACcgattttatgactttttgatGCAAACTGTGGAGGAGTTGGAATga
- the gid4 gene encoding glucose-induced degradation protein 4 homolog isoform X1 produces MTVADGVSLALVMPVRAECHCLAGAACPSSACLVPPAPINTQQPGVATSLLYSGAQYKGYQRSKGNSYDVEVVLQHVTMDDSYLCGYLKIKGLTEEFPTLTTFFVGEIISRRRPFLTRKWDADEDVDRKHWGKFQAFYKHGKTFNSDNFDYKALENSDYIFMRWKEQFLVPDHTIKDISGASFAGFYYICFQKSTATIEGYYYHRSSEWYQSLSLNHVQEHSMPIYEFR; encoded by the exons ATGACGGTTGCTGACGGTGTTTCCTTAGCGCTCGTCATGCCTGTCCGAGCAGAGTGCCACTGTCTTGCCGGCGCGGCCTGTCCATCCTCGGCCTGTCTTGTTCCCCCTGCGCCTATCAACACCCAGCAACCCGGGGTGGCCACCTCTCTGCTCTACAGCGGCGCGCAGTATAAGGGTTATCAGAGGAGCAAAGGGAACTCGTATGATGTCGAAGTTGTTCTGCAG CATGTGACGATGGACGACTCATATTTGTGTGGATACCTGAAGATCAAAGGCCTGACTGAG GAGTTCCCCACTCTCACAACATTCTTTGTTGGTGAAATAATCAGTCGCAGGCGGCCTTTTTTAACCCGGAAGTGGGATGCAGACGAGGATGTGGACAGAAAACACTGG GGGAAGTTTCAGGCTTTTTACAAGCATGGCAAAACCTTTAACTCGGACAACTTTGACTACAAGGCGTTGGAAAACAGTGATTACATCTTCATGAGGTGGAAG GAGCAGTTTCTTGTTCCAGACCACACGATCAAGGACATCAGCGGGGCCTCCTTCGCTGGCTTCTACTACATCTGCTTCCAGAAGTCCACAGCCACCATTGAGGGCTACTATTACCATAGGAGCTCAGAGTG GTACCAGTCACTAAGTCTGAATCATGTTCAGGAGCATAGTATGCCTATTTATGAATTTCGGTGA
- the gid4 gene encoding glucose-induced degradation protein 4 homolog isoform X2 has translation MTVADGVSLALVMPVRAECHCLAGAACPSSACLVPPAPINTQQPGVATSLLYSGAQYKGYQRSKGNSYDVEVVLQHVTMDDSYLCGYLKIKGLTEEFPTLTTFFVGEIISRRRPFLTRKWDADEDVDRKHWGKFQAFYKHGKTFNSDNFDYKALENSDYIFMRWKFLVPDHTIKDISGASFAGFYYICFQKSTATIEGYYYHRSSEWYQSLSLNHVQEHSMPIYEFR, from the exons ATGACGGTTGCTGACGGTGTTTCCTTAGCGCTCGTCATGCCTGTCCGAGCAGAGTGCCACTGTCTTGCCGGCGCGGCCTGTCCATCCTCGGCCTGTCTTGTTCCCCCTGCGCCTATCAACACCCAGCAACCCGGGGTGGCCACCTCTCTGCTCTACAGCGGCGCGCAGTATAAGGGTTATCAGAGGAGCAAAGGGAACTCGTATGATGTCGAAGTTGTTCTGCAG CATGTGACGATGGACGACTCATATTTGTGTGGATACCTGAAGATCAAAGGCCTGACTGAG GAGTTCCCCACTCTCACAACATTCTTTGTTGGTGAAATAATCAGTCGCAGGCGGCCTTTTTTAACCCGGAAGTGGGATGCAGACGAGGATGTGGACAGAAAACACTGG GGGAAGTTTCAGGCTTTTTACAAGCATGGCAAAACCTTTAACTCGGACAACTTTGACTACAAGGCGTTGGAAAACAGTGATTACATCTTCATGAGGTGGAAG TTTCTTGTTCCAGACCACACGATCAAGGACATCAGCGGGGCCTCCTTCGCTGGCTTCTACTACATCTGCTTCCAGAAGTCCACAGCCACCATTGAGGGCTACTATTACCATAGGAGCTCAGAGTG GTACCAGTCACTAAGTCTGAATCATGTTCAGGAGCATAGTATGCCTATTTATGAATTTCGGTGA